A genomic window from Nicotiana sylvestris chromosome 11, ASM39365v2, whole genome shotgun sequence includes:
- the LOC104221096 gene encoding uncharacterized protein yields the protein MVASFHSFTLAIVACALVFCVQVTLGSITCENLNKDSCTFAISSTGKRCVLEKHLRRSGEEVYACKTLEIEADKLKNWIETDQCIQACGVDRNTLGISSDSLLECHFTQKLCSPQCYKHCPNIVDLYFNLAAGEGVYLPRLCEKQGGNARRGMAEIKNSGIVAPAPESGVKPVNFMITPAMAPAS from the exons ATGGTTGCTTCATTCCACAGCTTTACTTTGGCTATTGTTGCTTGTGCACTTGTCTTCTGTGTGCAAGTCACTCTAG GGAGCATAACATGCGAGAATCTAAACAAGGACTCATGCACTTTTGCGATATCAAGTACCGGGAAGCGTTGTGTGTTAGAGAAACATCTCCGAAGGAGTGGTGAAGAAGTATATGCATGTAAGACGTTGGAAATTGAGGCTGATAAGCTCAAAAACTGGATTGAAACCGACCAGTGTATTCAGGCTTGCGGTGTTGATAGGAATACCCTCGGAATTTCTTCTGATTCTCTCCTCGAGTGCCACTTTACCCAGAAGCTGTGCTCCCCTCAATGCTACAAACATTGCCCTAATATTGTTGATCTCTACTTCAACCTTGCTGCTGGCGAAG GTGTATATCTTCCCAGATTGTGTGAAAAACAAGGTGGAAATGCACGCCGTGGAATGGCGGAGATCAAAAACTCGGGAATAGTTGCACCAGCACCGGAATCGGGAGTCAAGCCCGTCAATTTTATGATTACTCCGGCAATGGCTCCAGCTTCCTAA